In one Streptomyces marincola genomic region, the following are encoded:
- a CDS encoding TerD family protein has protein sequence MAVSLTKGGNVSLTKEAPGLTAVAVGLGWDVRVTTGTDFDLDASAIAVNAAGRVYSDSHFVFFNNKQTPDRTIVHAGDNRTGEGQGDDEQINVELAGLPADVDKIVFPVSIYDADSRGQNFGQVRNAYIRIVNQANGTEIARYDLSEDAATETAMVFGELYRSGADWKFRAVGQGYASGLAGIAQDFGVAI, from the coding sequence ATGGCCGTGTCCCTGACCAAAGGCGGAAACGTCTCGCTCACGAAGGAGGCCCCGGGCCTGACCGCCGTCGCCGTCGGGCTCGGCTGGGACGTGCGCGTCACCACCGGGACCGACTTCGACCTGGACGCCAGCGCCATCGCCGTGAACGCGGCCGGCCGGGTGTACTCGGACAGCCACTTCGTCTTCTTCAACAACAAGCAGACGCCCGACCGCACCATCGTGCACGCCGGTGACAACCGCACCGGCGAGGGCCAGGGCGACGACGAGCAGATCAACGTCGAACTCGCCGGGCTGCCCGCCGACGTGGACAAGATCGTCTTCCCGGTGTCCATCTACGACGCGGACTCCCGCGGCCAGAACTTCGGCCAGGTGCGGAACGCGTACATCCGCATCGTCAACCAGGCGAACGGCACCGAGATCGCCCGCTACGACCTCAGCGAGGACGCGGCCACCGAGACCGCGATGGTCTTCGGCGAGCTGTACCGCAGCGGCGCCGACTGGAAGTTCCGCGCCGTGGGCCAGGGGTACGCCAGCGGCCTCGCGGGCATCGCGCAGGACTTCGGCGTCGCGATCTGA
- a CDS encoding asparagine synthetase B family protein, with protein sequence MARWGACLAARDPAGPLGAAGAGSVRAVGRQAFGLFDGPGPASGPFEAAGLTAVGEVTLFNADRLRALLGQGAVPQDRTDGELLLHAYAKLGTAGLAAAEGMFALAVADGDELVLIRDHVGARTLFWARAGDAFAASTSLRALRRWPGVDAGLHLPAVRSFLTFAYLPGRETLLRGVREALPGRCLRLRADGSTAEETFWEPAEDVADLPPSEHAAALRALLEDATARRLPAAGPAAVLLSGGVDSSLVTALAARLHDAPVHTYSIAFGPDTQDELGYSGLVAAHCRTGHRVLTVPGSAVAARLPETVALLDSPVGDPLTVPNLLLAEAVAADGMRVVLNGEGGDPVFGGPKNLPMLIHELHRDDPSPGARARAYIDSYRKCHGDLPVLLTPDTLAALDGAPPPADAVAPYLRPGRMTGLLNQLLHANLRTKGAHHILTKVERITAATGLEGRAPLFDRAVVDHAFRVPPGQKLAGTAEKWILKEAVRDLLPATVVDRPKSGMRVPVQQWLNGPLRDLGHDLLLSRAARARGLFRPDTVRTWLRGRGTLLPRQGGKLWLVLTLELWLRSFDIEP encoded by the coding sequence GTGGCGCGATGGGGCGCGTGCCTGGCGGCCCGCGATCCGGCAGGACCGCTCGGCGCGGCCGGCGCCGGGTCGGTACGGGCCGTGGGGCGGCAGGCGTTCGGGCTGTTCGACGGCCCGGGACCGGCCAGCGGGCCGTTCGAGGCGGCCGGTCTCACGGCGGTGGGCGAGGTGACGCTGTTCAACGCGGACCGGCTGCGCGCCCTGCTCGGCCAGGGCGCCGTGCCCCAGGACCGCACGGACGGCGAACTGCTGCTGCACGCCTACGCCAAGCTCGGAACGGCCGGACTCGCCGCGGCCGAGGGCATGTTCGCGCTCGCCGTCGCCGACGGCGACGAACTCGTCCTGATCCGCGACCACGTGGGCGCGCGCACCCTGTTCTGGGCCCGCGCGGGCGACGCGTTCGCGGCGTCCACCTCGCTGCGCGCCCTGCGCCGCTGGCCCGGCGTGGACGCCGGGCTGCACCTGCCCGCGGTGCGCTCGTTCCTCACCTTCGCCTACCTGCCGGGCCGCGAGACGCTGCTGCGCGGCGTGCGGGAGGCGCTGCCTGGCCGCTGCCTGCGCCTGCGCGCCGACGGGAGCACGGCGGAGGAGACGTTCTGGGAGCCGGCGGAGGACGTGGCCGACCTGCCGCCGTCCGAGCACGCCGCCGCCCTGCGCGCGCTCCTCGAAGACGCCACCGCGCGCCGCCTGCCCGCCGCGGGACCGGCCGCCGTGCTGCTGTCGGGCGGCGTCGACAGCAGCCTGGTCACGGCGCTCGCCGCGCGGCTGCACGACGCGCCCGTGCACACCTACTCGATCGCCTTCGGCCCCGACACCCAGGACGAGCTGGGCTATTCGGGCCTGGTCGCCGCCCACTGCCGCACCGGGCACCGCGTGCTGACCGTGCCGGGCTCCGCGGTCGCGGCCCGGCTGCCCGAGACCGTGGCCCTGCTCGACTCCCCGGTCGGCGACCCGCTGACCGTGCCGAACCTGCTGCTCGCCGAGGCCGTCGCGGCCGACGGGATGCGGGTGGTGCTCAACGGCGAGGGCGGCGACCCGGTGTTCGGCGGCCCGAAGAACCTGCCGATGCTCATCCACGAGCTGCACCGCGATGACCCCTCGCCCGGCGCGCGCGCCCGCGCGTACATCGACTCCTACCGCAAGTGCCACGGCGACCTGCCGGTGCTGCTGACCCCCGACACGCTCGCCGCGCTCGACGGCGCCCCGCCCCCGGCGGACGCCGTCGCCCCCTACCTGCGCCCCGGGCGCATGACCGGCCTGCTCAACCAGCTGCTGCACGCGAACCTGCGGACCAAGGGCGCGCACCACATCCTCACCAAGGTGGAACGCATCACCGCGGCCACCGGACTCGAAGGCCGCGCGCCGCTGTTCGACCGGGCGGTGGTCGACCACGCGTTCCGGGTGCCGCCCGGGCAGAAGCTGGCGGGCACCGCCGAGAAGTGGATCCTGAAGGAGGCGGTGCGCGACCTGCTGCCCGCCACCGTCGTCGACCGGCCCAAGAGCGGCATGCGGGTGCCGGTGCAGCAGTGGCTGAACGGGCCGCTGCGCGACCTCGGCCACGACCTGCTGCTGAGCCGCGCGGCCCGCGCCCGCGGCCTGTTCCGCCCCGACACCGTGCGCACGTGGCTGCGCGGCCGGGGCACGCTGCTGCCCCGGCAGGGCGGCAAGCTGTGGCTGGTGCTGACCCTGGAGCTGTGGCTGCGCTCGTTCGACATCGAGCCCTGA
- a CDS encoding GNAT family N-acetyltransferase: MELEFADIAPGDARLERDVAPLIRTLRPALGAAGFTAFANEAHGQGLVFTAAYDAAGGCPGVVTHRVLATSRGRVLCVDDLVTAPDRRSGGVGRRLMDEMADRARQAGCVRIELDSGTGNHRAHRFYHLWRMSISALHFTRDIV; the protein is encoded by the coding sequence GTGGAGCTGGAGTTCGCCGACATAGCGCCGGGCGACGCCCGGCTGGAACGGGACGTGGCGCCCCTGATCAGGACGCTGCGGCCCGCACTCGGCGCGGCGGGGTTCACCGCGTTCGCGAACGAGGCGCACGGGCAGGGCCTGGTGTTCACGGCCGCCTACGACGCGGCGGGGGGCTGCCCCGGCGTCGTGACGCACCGGGTGCTTGCGACCAGCCGCGGCCGGGTCCTGTGCGTCGACGACCTGGTGACGGCGCCCGACCGGCGCTCGGGCGGCGTGGGGCGGCGGCTGATGGACGAGATGGCGGACCGGGCGCGGCAGGCGGGCTGCGTGCGGATCGAGCTGGACTCGGGGACCGGCAACCACCGCGCGCACCGCTTCTACCACCTGTGGCGCATGTCCATCTCGGCGCTGCACTTCACGCGCGACATCGTCTGA